tgtcgtagtttattaaagacgcaaacctctcactgcaggacagctgcaccttcagcacacctcctcattcctgcagcaccagagctttatgattatgagcgccaaaagtggcggatctgttcggcgaaatatctgactgcgtgtccccgcatccctaaggactgtttggtgaaacatttgactgcatgtcactgcatatcaaaccactgacacgatataactagagaaatctccactgtgctgagcgagaaagcgcttctcactgaacagcgcagcagcgatgacggaAGCGTACCCAGGCctgattgtagtgtgagtgcgggctgtcaggggagacgggaggggggacaagcgtgctttggcccggttcaacgcaactgtacatagtgtgagtacggcctgaaagaacaagatctcagatacaagtggctggaatgagtttctttctcagGGTGCGCCCtcatagacagggtgaggagctctgtcacccgggaggagctcagagtagagccgctgctcctccacatccagagaagtcagctgaggtggctcgggcatctgtttcggatgcctactTTGGGAGGTTTTCTTCttccaccaggaggaggccttgtggaagacccaggacaccTTGGatggactatgtctctcggctgtcCTGGGAACACCGCAGGATCCTCTCGGTGGAACTAGAGGAAGTTTCTGGGGAGAAGGAAGTCTGGGGTTTTCTCCTGAGGCTGCTGTCCTTGCGACCCGGCCCCGAAAagcagaagaaaatgaatgaaattaaaaaccATGGACAAGTTTTTACGGGAAAGTTTTGCGTCGGTGTCCACGTATAATATAAGTATCATGAAGCTGGCTTTTTCTCTCGTCATGACTGTTTGTGTTGATCTGTGCTGTCTGTGTTGTTCAGTGTATGCTAGGGTCTATTGGGGACAATACTGTGTATTAGGTAAGTAAATATCGTGAGTCCTGCTGAATCTGCTGTATTCCTCTAATATCCCTGTTGTTTCTCCTCCTCAGGTCTGTCTCGCGCTGGGAGCTCTGATTCTGGTGGCGGGTCTGTCTGTGCTGCTGGTGGGCTATGCTACGCCACCCCGTCTGGAAGCGTTTGGTGAGGACGAGCTACTGTTTGTAGACGGGCGAGCGGTCCGCTTCAACCGAGCTCTGGATGCCTGCAAGCTGGCCGGGGCGGTGCTGTTCTGTGTGGGCGGCAGTGGGATGGCGGTGGGTCTCCTGCTGGCCGCCTGCTCTCAGAACAGCTCCAAAGAAGAGCTCCGTCTGCAGCAGCGCTTCAAAGAGCGACTGGCTGAGATCCAGGCCTCGGTGCAGCCCGTCACCCGCGCGCCCACACCCGGAGATGCCAAGGTGCCCGTCACACTCTCCAAAGTGCAGAACGTCCAGCCGGGCGCCGAAACCTGAGAATATATAATGCTACACGCCGGGTTAAAACACTACAGCAGTTCCAGGAACAGTAGAGATAGATACCACTGCACTTCCTCTGGCGCATATCATTCGTCTGTACCCAGAGTATATATGGCGATCAATGTAACCGTACCCTGAagataggcatgggccggtataggaTTCTGATaacctagaataaaagcatcaCAATGTATTTTATTCTAAGAACTCTTTTGGaccagtaaacatgtcaggctaattaATTGAGATAAATCATTGGCGTCTGCTATCTTAGTTTCCCAAACACAGATTGAAAAGGAGATCAGTCTTCTCTGTGGATCTGAAGTAAGCCACAGCACTGTTCAGGTCTATCGCATGACTGCATATTGGTGTAAAAGATTTGACTTTCAGATGTTTCCTGAATCGTGGgctgaaaaaaatcaataaaataatcttaaaaaaaaaacacataagcaCCCTGAAAGGGTATAATCGAACATTCAGCAgttttaaaaccctgactttACCAAACCATGACTCTgggtatcgtcccatgcctacctgTAGCTCCTCAGCGGTGCTCCTGaacacagcacaaacacacaacgGCTAGAAATCCCAACACTTTTAGGCAGCTGTCCCCAAACTGCTTCACACTCTTCTGGCATGTGCATATTAATCCCGAATAAGCAGGAACAGTTTCTCCATTCCACCCCAATGATGCTTCGCAGACTGTAATCACATGGAGATATACGAGACGGAGGAAGTCATAAACAAGCAGGGCGCGTGTTCATTCATCACCGCTGCCTTACTAACACGTCAACAGAGAACATCCAGATTTGTCATTGCTTATTCAGAACGCTGCGATATTCCAGCAGATCTCTCCGACGAGCGCTTCCCGCTCTATTGCTGCAGTCAATCAATAGTGAGCTGACAGAACGGCGTGCATGGCGGACACAATGGCACAGCGTCTCGATAACACACAGCCAATACATCAAGGACAGAAATAGATTAGCGTCTAGATGCGCCTGTGGGATTATGCAATATCCTCTATATCACTCTTTCTGCGCCGCGGAGAGGACGCGCTCGCTGTCTGATGGTAATTACACTCATCCAAACCCATCAGGACGTCCGCTAATGTTCTGCACATCATCACAGGTTTATTTCAGCGTTTAGTGTTGCTGTTCGGCTTCACGCGCGCACCACTCTCTTATTTCTTCTTCAGGCGTTCGTGCCACGCATTCCTACAAGAACTGATCTTATCACTGTCATAATTGCTTTGATTAGTGCAAATGTTGCACGATCACACCCTCAATTAAACATGGTCAAGTGCTGTTAGGATGGTTAATTAGAGTGGAAAGTGTAGCTGCATCTTTTGTGTTTCTCATTGTTCTGGATTATCATCGAGCTTATATCGCTCACGCTGCTGACAATGCTTGAGGTTTGGTCTTgcttctagttcaaatatctagtAGCTCCTAAATTAAGAAGCATGTGAACAAATctagtgttgttttcagaaatactgagtcaaaatgaagagagttccaccttaaaacaagcagaatactCTGCAATGGGGGAAGAGAAATCATCGTGCTGTTGCTTTTGACATGAGCTTGTTTGGCTTCCTCCATTGTCAGAtcattctgcttgttttaagttGAACTCTCTTCGTTTTGACTCGTTATTTCTGAACACAACACTACATTGTTGGCTTGTCTAGAAAGtccttcttgatttaagagtgttcagatatttggactggagCATGTCTTCAGTGTGTCTTCAGATGACAGAACGATCTCTGGATATGTGATAATCTACTCAGACGGGTCTAAATGAAGTCTTACCGTAACACGTGTGTCTCAGCTGCTTCAGGAACTCAGTGTTGGTGTTGTGTAGATGATCTAGTGTATGTGGATGTGTTGTTGCAGTGCTGGTGAGTGTCTGACCTGTGGTTTGGGTTGTCTGCTGTTGGGAAGAGACTGAAGGCACTGAGCTGTTCTCATGTTTTcagcaaactgaataaaacagCTGTCTGAGCGTCACCGACTCATTCTTTACATCCATTCACAATCATACAGTACGTttagtgtagttgatcagttcccctatagcgcatgtgtttggactgtgggggaaaccggagcacccggaggaaacccacaccaacacggggagaacatgcaaactccacacagaaatgctcagGACTTTAacgagtgaccttcttgctgtgaggcgatcatgctaactGTGTCGCCCTTAATTTACTGTGTTAAATAATATTACTTTAGATTATCAAAAAATTACTCTCAAAAAGTTGAATATTGTACTgtcatactattattattattattattattcattattattattattattattatataacattatattattattaaatgggaGTATTATCACAGTTATTTTTGATGGAGAATATAATGACACAGCAGAatagtgtgtgtgttcatcaacAGTGCAGAAATAAACACAATCACATCAGGAGCTGTTAAATCTGTATTACATCTGCAGAGCTTATCCTTCAGGACTGATGTTCACCAGGTCAGAAacaacagtacacacacacacacacacacacaaacacacacacacagacacacaaacacacacacacacacacacacacacacacacacagacactcacacacacagacacacacacacacacacacacacacacacacacacacacacacacacacacacagacactcacacacacagacacacacacacacagacacacacacacacacacacacacacacacacacacacagacgcacacacacacacacagacgcacacacacacacagacactcacacacacacacacacacagacactcacacacacacacacagacacacacacactcacacacacagacgcacacacacacacacacacacacacacagacgcacatgaAAGCATCATGAAATCCTCTAAGACGATCATCACAGCCGCTTCAGTTCTGAGTGGAGCTCCTGTATGAACAATATATTGATTTAATCTTAAACTAGCTGCGTTGTTAAACTCACACACATTAGTTCATCATCTCAAAGCAAAAGCAGATCACAGGAATAAACGAGGAACCTTTAAAATCATCAGTCTCCTTCAGTGTTTGGTTCCTCCGGGTTCTCTGTGCTCTGGTTCTCCTCCACatgttcctcctcctcctcttctttctcTCCTTCAGCTTCTTCATTCTTCTCTTCTCCACTGTCATGTATGTGTTCCTCCTCCTCTattttctcctcctctttttctccttcttcttgtttctcctcctcttcttcttcttgtttctcctcctcctcttctttctTGTCTTCCTCTTGCGCTGGTTCGGTCTCGTGTTTGGAGGCGTCTGGACTGAGCTCCTGCAGAAGACAGCAGTGTTCACGCTCAGTATCTGTTAGATGTGCTCTGCATTAATGAGCTAAACTGGAGCATCTCATAACACATCGACATGTAAAGCAGCGTCTCCATCAAGGAGAAGCAGAAGAGAAGAACAGAAGAGAAGAACAGAAGAGAAGAACAGAAGAGAAGAACAGAAGAGAAGAACAGAAGAGAAGAACATCTGAGACAGCATCAGCATGAGCAGCACTCGGGCAGGAGCAGGATCAGAAGACTGCTGGTGTTGAAGATCCATCAGTGATGTGGCTCTGTCACGCTGATATAGATTTAGATGAGCTAttcttgatgtgtgtgtgtgtgtgtgtgtgtgtgtgtgtgttttctgctgaCGGTgtgacgagtgtgtgtgtgtttctgctcacCAGCTCCACTGCTGCAGGCCTGCTCTCATCCACTGCGGTTCCATCCTCTCcatcatctacacacacacacacacacgcacacacacacacacacacacacacacacacacacacacacacacagaaagagagagagagagagatgaacagATGAAGCATCAGCACCACCATCAGCCAGCACTGCAGGCTTAGGAGTTGAGGAGCTGCTGgatttcagacacacacacacacacacacacacacacggcttcaCATACCAAGactcaaataaacaaacagataaataaatcaaacttaTTTGTTAGAGAAAACCAGTACTGTTGTAGATTGTGAGGTCATCAGTCAGGATCAGAGTCGTCCTGATACTGGAATACGGTACGAATCGATACTGCACTTTAAAACCGTGCGTTTCCCTCTAACAGCGCTGTTGAGCGCgctcttaaacagcgctgattggtcattgtgttcacgtgctcaacagaaatgactgtgattggctgtggagTTCACCGagctcaccgctgtttactgggtgtaacacagatacagggacactggagtggtTCAGAGCTGCGGTTCATCAGCGGATTGCTCGTATGACAGACCAGCTGACTGACATGACTTTAAAAAACTCCAGTGTTTCGACATCAGCGTACTGCAGACGTGTTTGATTCAGTCTCAAGCGTGTCCGCATATAAAACGCCTCATTAATTGACTACAGCGCGGCTGTTCAGATGACCATGAGCTTCCCGAGCTTCTGTCATTATTTCCCGAGCCAGATTTACAGCATGGTACTCGCTGGTAAACAGGAGCATTACAGCAGTCTTTAAAGAGTTAATGAGTACTAAATCCAGCGATTGTGTGTGAAATCAGTACAGTCTGAATTATTAAAGAGCAGAATTAATGCCGCTCATATCAGCTCAGACTGGAATAATATTGAGACGAGCCGCTGCAGCAGTAATGGGCTTGTGTGAATATCTGATGGAGATCGCTCACATTTATTAAGCTCAGTCTGCAAGCAGGAGCGCTAACGCTGCAGTAAACAGCGCAGTGATGGAGAGACGAGCTCCACTCATATGAACCCTACACCATGTAAGAGTCCTTCATCACAGTGTCTTCAACACGTACGCTGGTGTTGAGGAAAGTTccctgagtatgtttacatggacaccaatcatttgattttaatacaattaaagctatactttatttatttattttttaattttatatatattctttattttaattcattaattattttaaaaaaaaaaatttatttaaatttatttatttttaaaatttttgtaattttttaattttaataaataattgtatttatttttaaaattttatatattttaattttaattgattgatgtatttgtatttattattttttattttaattaattattttatttatttttaaaattttatatattttttaataactaatttatttatttttttaattttacatttttttattttgagttatttatttttttaattttataaaaaatattttaatttccctatttttttaattttataatgtttttattctaaataattatttattatttattttattttatttttaaataattatatattaaatatatatatatataaaatttatttatttatttaaaaaaatataattttttatttaattttttatttaatatatttttaatattattttattttttccattttataatttttcatttgaatttatttattttttattttttttaattaataaataattattttttattttgttattttatattttaatttaataattaatttattttttaaatattataattttttcattttgattttatttttttattgtattaaaattaattttaatgtatttattttttttacattttataatgtttttattttaattaattaactatttatttttttatttatatattttttatttaaatttatttatttatttatttattaaattttataatttttcatttaaatttatttatttttaattttaatttttttattttattaatttataattatctttttttattttgttaattttttattttaatatatacatttttagtttttattaatttaatcagatttaagTTCATtatcaaactaaactaaaagtgTATTAATGcacgtggagtatgctgattttaatggcattattgaagtgcagcgtAGACATGGAAACAtcctaatcaaactattactgtcatgtaggacttgttgctgcattttgtgacaggagaCTCAATACACAATGGCTGGTTGACCCAACACTATGAAGCTTCACCTTTAGAGTccgtgaaggaccacagacacatacATCgcgtttttttttacagaatttcacatgctcaaactctagtgtaacGGCAGCTTCAGTCTGAAGATCTTCAGCGAGTCTCCAGCTGATCTCCTCAACTCCTCCTGCTGTCTGTAATCTACTGATGAGGAGCTCCTGGATTCCTCCAGTAAACGCCAGTGCTGGCCATAGTGTCCGCTCATCTGCATACAGTAATATCAGCATGCAAATCTACACAGATATCAGCCATCATCAGATGTACCTCCGTCAGGTCACATGACGCATAATCAATCAGATGCAAATGAGCCGCAGCACAGAGATGGAgatcaacacacactcataaaaccTGCAGATGTGATTGCAGCCGCGTCACAACCCTTAATGATGATGCGTTTATGCAAATGAGGGGGAATCATCATATTCATGACCTTGTCATTATCAGCGCTGTGAAATATGTCTGACAGAAGCGGTTTAATCGCAGAGGGTGATGTGGTTATCTCACTATGAGCACTATTGATGCAAATATTAGACCTTCTCCAATTATGATGATGTGCAGTTTACAGAGGAGGTCAAACTTTTACACAGAAACACTGCATATGCTGCACAAATACGACTTTCTGTCTCGCTTCTGGTCTAAATATatacaaactcttaaatcaagaagcctttTATAGACAAGCACTAAATATAGTGTTGTGTCCAGCAATAATGAGTGAAATGAGGAGAGTTTCTCcctaaaacaagcagaataatctgacaatggagtGAATAATCTTCTTTTTCCTTGTGATATAAGAATATTTggcttttttttaaggaaaagctcacttcatttgactcattatttctgaaaataagcaGTGTGTGGGGTGTGAAATACACTCATTTTAATTTGaacatgtgtgtgttttgcttgCTGGTCTCACTGCGTCAGTAACACACGCTTCATGAAGGACACGCAGACATGAACCCTGGACGCTGGAAACTTGAATGAGTTCATTAATTTAGATCTGATCTGGTCAGACTGACCCACGCGCAGATCACCTCAGATCAGCGGCTGAATTTACTGAGATGAAGCTGTTCAGTCCGGCCGCTCACTGCCATTCCAGCTCCGCTATGCTGGAGTATTGTTGATTTCCCCACACTGACATTATTAGGGCGGCACGGTGCTGCAGGGGTCAGCAatctggcctcacagcaagaaggtctctggtttgagtcccggctggttgagttggtgtttctgtgtggagtttgcatgttctccccgtgttggtgtgggtttcctccaggggctccagtttcagtccaaacatatgcgctataggggaactgatcaactacactgaccgtagtgtataagtgtgtgtgtgaatgagtgtttccctgtaccaggttgcaactggaagggcatccactgtgtaaaacatatgctgggccaattggtggttcgttccacagtggcgactcctgattaataaagggactaagctgaaggaaaatgaatgaatgaattggattAGATCTGATGTGAGTGTGATGGgactgagctgaactgaatcaGTCAGGCTGTACTGAGTTCATCCACAGAGCAGTGGCGCcctcacatgcacactcacagCACTGCAGTCTACCAGCTGCACAATAAGCCAGGGGGAGGAATTATTTCAGGCTAGACTGTATGTaaatatgaatgtatgtatgtacatttaagtgtaaataagtTTACTACAATAAAACATTTCCACGTGACGCATATCTGTAGAAAAAAGTTATTCTAAGCTTTTAAATGGCACCATATACAAGAGTATTGTGAGCCTGAGAGACTTTAAAGGCAAACATTGGGGAGCACAAACATCTAACACTGATGAAAACAAACTGTGTTGTTGCATCGTGTTGGGTCAACTGGTTTTAGAGCACAGTAGTTGATCAGTGTGAGGTGTATAGGACAGACTCGAGTCCTGCACAGCATGAATCAGAACAGTGTTCAGGTCACTACTGATGCTGCTGGAGGAAAACCTTTCCTGActcactcctccaaaacaccccaaagtgctcaataatgtttaatcTGGGtgctgtgcaggccatgggagatatTCAGCTTTACTGTCATGTTCATCAGACCGCTCTGTCTCCAGTCCTGCTGTGTGTATTGCTGCATCATCATCCTGACACACACCACCACCTTCAGGATACAATATTTGACCCATTGGGTCACATGCTCCTCCAGAATGGCTAAGTAGTCCTTGACAGTGACCCAGTGCCCATCTAGCACCAGGATTGGGTCTAGGAAATGCCATGACCCCCCATGCTTCAGATCTCCACTGCTGCTCCACTGTGTT
This sequence is a window from Danio rerio strain Tuebingen ecotype United States chromosome 16, GRCz12tu, whole genome shotgun sequence. Protein-coding genes within it:
- the nrsn1 gene encoding neurensin-1 is translated as MTSCSEICGSDYAEQTHGAVSSGYQGYGVRSYLHQFYEECTASIWERDEDFQTQRSASRWSSVLWKVCLALGALILVAGLSVLLVGYATPPRLEAFGEDELLFVDGRAVRFNRALDACKLAGAVLFCVGGSGMAVGLLLAACSQNSSKEELRLQQRFKERLAEIQASVQPVTRAPTPGDAKVPVTLSKVQNVQPGAET